In Zygosaccharomyces rouxii strain CBS732 chromosome D complete sequence, one DNA window encodes the following:
- the CMG1 gene encoding Cmg1p (weakly similar to uniprot|Q06152 Saccharomyces cerevisiae YLR271W Hypothetical ORF) translates to METAEESRQVTVEQESPQKEDTQWTTGSFHLSEGQEDQGKNSLNSDDYQNDQEMRQRLPKGYKMMSNMGYKVGDALGSAEPSDYNSGTRLKRPLQPHDNVPKAKRRSKSSNGKQDLEEEYRQLNSNRQGDKRKMDIWRHMQKIAFEMSGDADVCLPDSDPRDFNILWRPYVREINHWERPEPLVEEPADDEPNNDDETSSNDDNINTDTNNSNGNNQETQDRSIEIESMPEDCSDCEDEELNLLYEMGIDERIIKLHIFLRCELYYCYYCGIQFEDERDLHANCPGLTEEEH, encoded by the coding sequence atGGAAACAGCAGAAGAGTCAAGACAAGTCACAGTCGAACAGGAAAGCCCCCAGAAGGAAGACACGCAGTGGACTACAGGGAGCTTCCACCTCAGTGAAGGGCAAGAAGACCAAGGAAAGAACAGTCTGAATTCAGATGATTATCAGAATGATCAAGAGATGCGTCAAAGATTACCCAAGGGCTACAAGATGATGTCAAATATGGGATACAAAGTCGGTGATGCACTTGGATCCGCAGAACCTAGTGATTACAACAGTGGAACCAGGTTAAAGAGACCACTCCAGCCGCATGATAATGTACCAAAGGCCAAGAGGAGAAGCAAAAGTTCAAATGGAAAGcaagatttggaagaagagTATCGTCAACTGAATAGTAATAGACAAGGTGATAAGAGAAAGATGGATATTTGGCGCCATATGCAAAAAATAGCCTTCGAAATGAGCGGTGATGCAGATGTGTGTCTCCCAGACTCAGACCCAAGAGATTTCAATATCCTTTGGAGGCCCTACGTGAGGGAGATAAATCATTGGGAAAGACCAGAACCCCTTGTGGAAGAACCTGCTGATGACGAACCgaataatgatgatgaaacctcttcaaatgatgataatattaatacTGATACcaataatagtaatggtaataatcAAGAGACTCAGGATCGGAGCATTGAAATCGAGTCCATGCCAGAGGACTGCAGTGATTGTGAAGACGAAGAGTTGAACCTGCTTTATGAGATGGGAATAGATGAGAGAATTATCAAGTTGCACATCTTTCTACGGTGTGAACTTTACTACTGTTACTACTGCGGGATTCAATTcgaagatgaaagagatCTGCATGCTAATTGCCCAGGTCTcacagaagaagaacattAG
- the MED4 gene encoding Med4p (similar to uniprot|Q12343 Saccharomyces cerevisiae YOR174W MED4 Member of RNA Polymerase II transcriptional regulation mediator Stoichiometric member of mediator complex) → MLSQSEFAPDTPANILSRGHVRSSSTSLISDAMSSGNNNDDELSKVQIYADLTQYEEKLAALVESVDNFKPDVKIVHELIEVDKSLYKSLDSFAEYDRIDSELNRLDKESNELDRKTKEVLETLSECYEMLNGLPMLEQVEFEKQSILKQRSKVNSSVLLNYATKLSKFTKIPPTFDKGTIGPNNFVWPAEDALRRGMLAIASLHSKEMTRIPGEPEEEEADATEKQGSGDKNGKEGEETKTGERPASPGAHGNERRQSFVFTENPTETANADNNDEPDDEALDLDLDLFKPDEF, encoded by the coding sequence ATGTTAAGTCAAAGTGAATTTGCACCAGATACCCCTGCCAATATTCTTTCAAGAGGTCATGTTCGTTCATCATCTACATCTCTAATATCAGATGCAATGTCTTCAGGTAATAacaatgatgatgaattgtcCAAAGTACAAATATATGCAGATTTAACCCAATACGAAGAGAAACTGGCGGCATTAGTAGAATCTGTGGATAATTTTAAACCGGATGTTAAAATTGTTCATGAATTAATTGAGGTCGATAAGAGCCTTTACAAGAGCTTAGATTCATTCGCAGAGTACGATAGAATAGACTCTGAATTGAACAGACTAGATAAGGAATCTAATGAGTTAGATCGTAAGACTAAGGAAGTCCTAGAGACTTTAAGTGAATGTTATGAAATGTTGAATGGTCTGCCGATGTTAGAACAGgttgaatttgaaaagcaGTCAATATTAAAACAGAGATCAAAGGTAAATTCAAGTGTATTACTAAATTATGCTACgaaactttccaaatttacaaagatACCACCGACTTTTGATAAAGGTACAATTGGACCCAACAATTTTGTATGGCCAGCAGAAGATGCCTTGAGGAGAGGTATGTTGGCCATAGCGTCCTTGCACAGTAAAGAAATGACAAGGATTCCGGGTgaaccagaagaagaagaagcagatgCAACAGAAAAGCAGGGTTCAGGAgataaaaatggtaaagaAGGCGAAGAAACCAAAACTGGAGAAAGACCTGCTTCCCCAGGTGCACATGGAAATGAAAGGAGACAATCTTTTGTATTTACGGAAAATCCTACAGAAACAGCTAATGCagataataatgatgagCCTGATGATGAGGCATTGGATCTGGATTTAGATCTCTTCAAGCCAGACGAGTTCTAA
- the ALE1 gene encoding lysophospholipid acyltransferase (similar to uniprot|Q03130 Saccharomyces cerevisiae YOR175C Hypothetical ORF) produces MMYNPVDTGITVLAERFGISNFILRYATCLLGSFVFNLFLRRIPDNKVNLKCFFITSVSMFYLFGVLNLYQGFQTLFISTTFTYLISRFYKSRFMPFVNFGFVMGHLALNHFSAQFYDSEGPEAIDITGSQMVLVMKLTAFAWSYYDGSYSKDHKFEDLTEYQKLRAVKKHPSFLKFMAFAYFYPTLLTGPSFDFADFDRWLDGSLYDDLPPTKRFKNGKKQTPKNDCLALWKALQGLGWIALSMVSPSYITTSYMFKPEFGSKSFFFKIHYFFFLGLTYRFKYYAAWTIAEASCILCGLGYNGYDSKTQKTKWNRVQNISIWGMEMGQNCHETLEAWNMNTNKWLKYYVYLRVARKGKKPGFRSTMFTFLTSAFWHGTRPGYYLTFATGALCQTCGKFFRRHLRPIFLAEDGITPVSYKWIYDVVCFYVTKITFGYMVQPFIVLGFKESIYAWGSVYFVLHLGIALTFFLFRGPYAKSVIAFCTSKQPKEAKRRSVENDIAKKSSSLGDILADKQAFEKENSSEMDISMGIPPVDKTYVGNAKKEWAEFLQDYNDWRNEKGLEIEEQNLLKAFQDFKEEITMPNNAKKMSFENYSPKTTLSGDKKD; encoded by the coding sequence ATGATGTACAATCCGGTAGATACAGGTATCACTGTCTTGGCGGAAAGATTTGGTATTAGCAATTTCATTTTAAGGTATGCTACATGCTTGTTGGGATCATTTGTattcaatcttttcctGAGGAGAATTCCTGACAATAAggtgaatttgaaatgCTTCTTTATTACATCTGTTTCCATGTTCTATTTATTTGGTGTCTTAAACCTTTATCAAGGTTTCCAGACACTATTTATCAGTACGACTTTCACGTATTTGATTAGCAGATTTTACAAGTCCAGATTTATGCCCTTTGTGAATTTTGGATTCGTCATGGGTCATTTGGCCTTAAACCATTTTAGTGCACAATTCTATGACAGCGAAGGTCCAGAAGCTATTGATATTACCGGGTCTCAAATGGTCTtagtaatgaaattgacAGCATTTGCTTGGTCATATTACGATGGATCTTATTCAAAGGACCACAAGTTTGAAGATTTGACGGAATATCAAAAATTACGTGCGGTTAAGAAACATCCATCTTTCTTAAAATTTATGGCATTTGCATATTTCTATCCAACTCTGTTAACAGGACCAAGTTTTGATTTCGCAGATTTTGATAGATGGTTGGATGGATCTCTTTATGAcgatttaccaccaacaaAGAGGTTCAAAAATGGGAAGAAACAAACTCCCAAGAACGATTGTTTGGCATTGTGGAAGGCATTGCAAGGTTTAGGATGGATTGCATTGAGCATGGTGTCACCCAGCTACATAACTACCAGCTATATGTTCAAGCCAGAATTCGGTTCCAAAtcctttttcttcaaaatccactacttctttttcttggGGCTTACTTATCGATTCAAATACTATGCTGCTTGGACTATTGCAGAGGCCTCATGTATTCTGTGTGGATTAGGTTACAATGGATACGATTCGAAGACCCAAAAAACTAAATGGAATCGTGTTCAGAACATCAGTATTTGGGGTATGGAAATGGGCCAAAATTGTCATGAAACTTTAGAGGCTTGGAATATGAATACAAACAAATGGTTAAAATACTACGTTTATTTGAGGGTCGCTAGAAAAGGTAAGAAGCCAGGATTTCGCTCTACCATGTTTACATTTTTAACTTCAGCATTTTGGCATGGTACTAGACCCGGTTACTATTTGACTTTTGCTACTGGTGCTCTCTGTCAAACTTgtggtaaattctttagaCGTCATCTAAGACCTATTTTCTTGGCCGAAGATGGTATTACGCCAGTCTCCTACAAATGGATTTATGACGTTGTCTGCTTTTACGTTACCAAGATTACATTTGGTTACATGGTGCAACCTTTCATCGTACTTGGTTTCAAAGAATCCATATATGCTTGGGGATCAGTCTATTTCGTTTTACATTTGGGGATTGCCCTAACGTTCTTTTTGTTCAGAGGACCCTATGCTAAATCTGTTATTGCATTCTGTACTTCTAAGCAACCAAAGGAAGCTAAGAGGAGAAGTGTTGAAAACGATATAGCCAAaaaatcatcttctttagGTGATATACTTGCTGATAAACaagcttttgaaaaggagaaCTCTAGTGAAATGGATATTTCAATGGGGATCCCACCAGTGGATAAGACTTACGTTGGAAACGCTAAGAAAGAATGGGCAGAATTTTTGCAAGACTATAACGATTGGAGAAATGAAAAAGgtcttgaaattgaagaacaaaatcTATTGAAAGCTTTCCAAGATTTTAAGGAAGAAATCACCATGCCAAATAATGCAAAGAAAATGagttttgaaaattatTCGCCAAAAACCACTCTTTCTGGCGATAAAAAGGattag
- the HEM15 gene encoding ferrochelatase HEM15 (highly similar to uniprot|P16622 Saccharomyces cerevisiae YOR176W HEM15 Ferrochelatase a mitochondrial inner membrane protein catalyzes the insertion of ferrous iron into protoporphyrin IX the eighth and final step in the heme biosynthetic pathway Yfh1p mediates the use of iron by Hem15p) — translation MLSTVSKGSSLLPRVWANRATWSGLRYSSSSSSSSPTAVVFMNMGGPSTVKETYDFLYELFSDNDLIPISKNYQRTIAKYIAKFRTPKIEAQYSEIGGGSPIRKWSEYQSAEVCRIMDSISPETAPHKPYVAFRYAKPLTHETYEKLLQDGVKRAVAFTQYPQFSYSTTGSSLNELWRKIKELDPQRKITWSTIDRWPDNEGLTSAFAENITKKLQEFPPEIRDKVVILFSAHSLPMDVINTGDAYPAEVGATVRKVMHKLNLSNPYRLVWQSQVGPKPWLGAQTANIVEFLAPKVDGLLLVPIAFTSDHIETLFELDNEVIGESEFKHKIKRCDSLNDNKTFIQGMAELMKNHLHSSDLYSNQLALDFALGKSNDPIKDLDQVFGEQKKN, via the coding sequence ATGCTTTCAACTGTATCCAAAGGAAGCTCACTATTACCCAGAGTTTGGGCCAACAGGGCAACATGGTCTGGTTTGCGTTACTCATCTAGCTCATCTAGCTCATCTCCCACAGCCGTTGTGTTCATGAACATGGGGGGTCCTTCTACTGTTAAAGAGACTTATGACTTTTTGTATGAACTATTCTCTGATAACGATTTGATCCCtatttcaaagaactaCCAGAGAACTATTGCAAAATACATTGCTAAATTTCGTACCCCTAAGATTGAAGCTCAGTACAGTGAAATTGGCGGTGGCTCACCCATTAGAAAATGGTCAGAGTACCAGTCTGCTGAAGTGTGTAGAATTATGGACTCGATCTCACCAGAAACTGCCCCTCATAAGCCATATGTTGCCTTCCGTTATGCCAAACCGCTAACCCATGAGACCTACGAAAAATTATTACAAGATGGTGTGAAAAGAGCAGTGGCGTTTACACAATACCCACAATTCTCATATTCAACCACTGGCTCATCTTTGAACGAATTATGGAgaaagattaaagaattagatcCTCAAAGAAAGATCACTTGGTCTACCATTGATCGTTGGCCTGATAATGAAGGTTTGACTAGTGCATTTGCTGAAAATATCACGAAAAAATTACAGGAATTTCCTCCAGAGATTAGAGATAAAGTTGTTATTTTGTTCTCTGCTCATTCTTTACCCATGGATGTGATCAATACTGGTGATGCTTACCCAGCCGAAGTTGGCGCTACTGTGCGTAAAGTTATGCATAAATTGAACCTTTCTAACCCTTATAGACTGGTTTGGCAATCCCAGGTGGGTCCTAAACCTTGGTTAGGTGCTCAAACTGCTAATATTGTCGAATTTTTAGCACCCAAGGTGGATGGATTACTATTAGTACCTATTGCCTTTACTTCTGACCACATTGAGACTTTATTTGAATTAGACAATGAGGTCATTGGTGAATCTGAATTTAAACACAAGATTAAAAGATGCGACTCTCTAAACGATAATAAGACTTTTATTCAAGGTATGGCTgaattaatgaagaatCATTTACACAGCTCTGACTTGTACTCCAACCAACTGGCCCTAGATTTCGCACTAGGTAAATCTAACGATCCTATTAAGGATTTAGATCAAGTCTTTGGAGagcaaaagaaaaattaa
- the YCS4 gene encoding condensin subunit YCS4 (similar to uniprot|Q06156 Saccharomyces cerevisiae YLR272C YCS4 Protein required for accurate sister chromatid segregation): protein MIEFSLSGYLTRFQSSDKRSFPPVENPSNELNTVIDRLAVSAEQIDADEETWDSLVDLCHGFAHLSNKLQSQLSYLITSSMSNLAIEIKNNLHNNSGQLEVVDLLSQWRIHLEEYGYLVYVILCFLQEDVHIAAAQTTSLGRGGSKRSNAKSGAVELFKRTCVQLESMCETILKILDIDLGKLFQTTAEKNMFIELFTKPLYLLIEVEPAVKVNSLKMLIQRIISMSVKYHNQESSAENAIMTNLTYFLHLSNFNAELLQTLNDVYDYPQLTEEVLRDISSRIFNSKDTTGPKAISNFLIKLSELSPQVMLRQMSLVIRLLNNSSITLRCSVVEACGNIIIGLTNDNEQMDHYRQQILVLLELLEERFLDSNPYVRTKAIQGCIKICDISSKFNKSRSRFAKLAVCSLQDKSSLVRRNTVKLLSKVLLKHPFGAMHGTQLKLSTWQKYHASAQRKLKEYFEKNRKSETLEDAIESSLRQDEQEEREEDQEMADESDSNFKGSHLYGDELENEHQLHKFERESEVMNSMDRNAVLKLKLLIVYYEDAIEFIKDIHESLKLAANLLFSRNRNEVLETMDYFVLADAYGLEPSIIGVKKMLHLVWMKGTNDEGTNISSHLVSCYEQLFLTAPDGFNYRERSSFIAKNLIQLTIGASVADIASLEQLMIMMYNQQLIDEEVINILWSIYSSAGGDKEQAVKFSQKQYHGSVIILGMISLANHEIALRGLDFLLNVGLGETGEHDLVLCRYSCLALERMIPKDHSVFTPLTSEDREVEVVKKLYAKIIAYTTDLECYPMLEQALNALFTISSRPDVAATDLIREKTMMTFGKVEGDDSINGPPTSRVVSLSQLLFLVGQIAIKTLVYLESCEAEFKKRKIAAETRQSKEKENNKQEDKSVDQSHDTELEMIGGSNEDDFADAIIFIKEKELLFGENSLLNKFCPIVEEIVSNYTRFSDPILQRTAALCLEKFMCVSSSYCAKSLPLLITVMEKSSDPIIRSNAVLGLGDMAVCFNNLVDENTDYLYRRLHDGNLMVQRTCLMTVTFLILAGQVKVKGQLGQMAKCLENPDQGVSDMCRLFFTELATKDNAIYNGFIDIFSNLSADEDLNKDGFKRIIKFLLSFVDKEKHQKQLTEKLLGRLSKCESQKQWSDIAFVLNTLPYKNEKITAALDEGFKIVRARE, encoded by the coding sequence ATGATAGAGTTTAGTCTTTCAGGATACTTAACTAGATTTCAATCTAGTGACAAGAGATCTTTCCCACCGGTGGAAAATCCATCGAATGAGTTAAACACGGTTATTGATCGTTTGGCGGTCTCTGCTGAACAGATAGATGCAGATGAAGAGACATGGGATTCATTGGTGGATTTATGTCATGGATTTGCACACTTGTCGAACAAATTACAATCACAACTAAGTTATTTAATAACGTCATCAATGAGTAATTTGGccattgaaattaaaaacAATCTACACAACAATTCTGGTCAATTGGAAGTAGTAGATCTACTTTCACAATGGAGAATACACTTAGAGGAATATGGTTATTTGGTTTATGTGATCTTATGTTTTTTACAGGAAGATGTGCATATCGCAGCTGCGCAAACAACAAGCTTAGGACGTGGTGGATCTAAAAGATCAAACGCCAAAAGCGGAGCTGTAGAGCTCTTTAAAAGGACGTGTGTTCAATTAGAATCCATGTGCGAAACTATATTAAAAATACTCGATATCGATCTGGGTAAACTTTTCCAAACTACCGCAGAAAAGAACATGTTCATCGAATTATTCACGAAACCCTTATATCTGCTGATAGAGGTAGAACCTGCTGTAAAAGTGAACTCtttgaaaatgttaataCAAAGAATTATTTCCATGTCTGTTAAGTACCATAACCAGGAATCTAGTGCCGAAAATGCCATTATGACAAATTTAACCTATTTTTTACATCtatccaattttaatgCAGAATTATTACAGACTTTGAATGACGTTTATGACTACCCTCAATTGACTGAAGAGGTTCTTAGAGACATTAGCTCTCgtattttcaattcaaagGATACCACTGGCCCAAAGGCTATTTCTAATTTCCTCATAAAACTTTCGGAGTTATCACCACAAGTTATGCTTCGACAAATGTCTTTGGTGATTAGACTTTTAAACAACAGTTCCATCACCCTGAGATGTTCTGTGGTAGAAGCATGTGGTAATATCATCATTGGTTTGACAAATGATAACGAGCAAATGGATCATTATAGACAACAAATATTAGTTCTTCTGGAACTATTGGAGGAACGATTCTTAGATTCAAACCCTTACGTAAGAACCAAGGCTATTCAGGGATGcatcaaaatttgtgaTATtagttcaaaatttaataaGAGCAGATCGAGGTTTGCCAAATTGGCGGTTTGTTCGTTGCAAGATAAATCGTCCTTAGTACGAAGGAATACTGTTAAATTACTGTCTAAAGTTTTATTAAAGCATCCTTTTGGAGCAATGCACGGTACACAACTCAAATTATCCACTTGGCAAAAATACCATGCTTCCGCTCAGAGGAAACTTAAAGAGTATTTCGAAAAGAATCGGAAATCGGAAACCTTAGAAGATGCTATTGAATCTTCTCTAAGGCAAGATGAGCAGGAAGAACGAGAAGAAGATCAGGAAATGGCGGATGAGTCAGATTCTAACTTCAAGGGTTCTCATTTatatggtgatgaattggaaaatgaacatcaattgcataaatttgaaaggGAAAGTGAAGTAATGAATTCTATGGATAGAAATGCCGTTCTTAAGCTCAAACTTCTGATTGTTTATTACGAAGATGCAATAGAATTCATCAAGGATATACATGAAAGCTTAAAACTTGCAGCCAATTTACTTTTCTCACGAAATAGAAATGAAGTTTTAGAAACGATGGATTATTTTGTGTTAGCGGACGCCTACGGATTGGAACCTAGTATAATTGGTGTTAAGAAAATGCTTCATTTGGTTTGGATGAAGGGAACAAATGATGAAGGAACCAATATCTCATCTCACTTGGTTAGTTGTTATGAACAATTATTTTTAACAGCTCCTGATGGATTCAACTATAGAGAAAGATCCTCCTTTATTGCCAAAAACTTAATCCAATTAACCATTGGGGCTTCCGTCGCCGATATTGCATCGTTAGAACAATTAATGATCATGATGTACAATcaacaattgattgatgaagaagtgaTTAATATACTTTGGAGCATTTACAGTTCTGCTGGTGGTGACAAAGAACAAGCAGTAAAATTCTCACAGAAGCAATATCACGGTTCAGTCATCATTTTGGGGATGATATCATTGGCTAACCATGAGATCGCTCTTCGAGGTCTTGACTTTCTATTGAACGTGGGCCTTGGTGAAACAGGCGAGCATGATTTAGTTCTTTGCCGATACTCATGTTTAGCATTAGAAAGAATGATACCCAAGGACCACAGTGTATTTACTCCCCTAACTAGTGAGGATAGAGAAGTTGAGGTCGTCAAAAAGCTTTATGCCAAGATAATAGCTTATACCACTGACTTAGAATGTTATCCAATGCTGGAACAAGCACTAAATGCTCTTTTTACAATATCTTCGAGGCCTGATGTTGCAGCCACAGATTTAATAAGAGAAAAAACCATGATGACTTTTGGTAAAGTGGAAGGAGATGATTCAATTAACGGTCCACCAACCTCCCGTGTGGTTTCCTTGAGTCAGTTGCTTTTCCTTGTAGGACAAATTGCCATTAAGACTTTGGTTTATTTGGAATCTTGTGAGGCAGAGTtcaagaagagaaaaataGCCGCCGAGACACGTCAGAgtaaagagaaagaaaacaaCAAACAGGAGGATAAGAGCGTGGATCAAAGCCATGATACTGAATTAGAAATGATTGGTGGaagtaatgaagatgatttcGCAGATGctattattttcatcaaagagaaagaattacTATTCGGTGAGAATTCATTGTTAAACAAATTCTGTCCGattgttgaagaaatagTTTCCAATTACACAAGGTTTAGCGATCCAATATTGCAAAGAACAGCAGCCCTATgcttggaaaaattcatgtGTGTTTCTTCTAGCTACTGTGCCAAAAGTCTACCGCTTTTAATCACCGTGATGGAAAAAAGTTCAGATCCTATTATTCGATCAAATGCAGTTCTTGGATTAGGTGATATGGCTGTTTGTTTCAATAATCTAGTCGATGAGAATACGGATTATTTGTACAGGAGGCTGCATGATGGCAATTTAATGGTTCAAAGAACTTGTTTGATGACCGTGACGTTTTTAATTTTGGCTGGTCAAGTCAAAGTTAAAGGCCAACTGGGACAAATGGCTAAGTGTTTAGAAAATCCTGATCAAGGTGTCAGCGATATGTGTCGATTGTTCTTCACGGAATTGGCCACTAAGGATAATGCTATTTACAATGGGTTCATCGATATCTTTAGCAATTTATCcgctgatgaagatttgaacaAGGATGGCTTCAAAagaatcatcaaatttctatTATCGTTTGTGGATAAGGAAAAGCATCAAAAGCAACTGACCGAAAAATTACTGGGTAGGCTATCCAAGTGTGAAAGTCAAAAACAATGGAGCGACATCGCATTTGTATTGAACACTCTACCTTAcaagaatgaaaaaatcaCAGCTGCATTAGACGAAGGTTTTAAAATAGTTCGCGCAAGGGAgtaa